Sequence from the Aspergillus nidulans FGSC A4 chromosome III genome:
GAACTCGaacttcttgttcttctctgTTAGCACTTCCTTCAATGCACTGTCTTGGCGCCCGGTATAGTGCTTGTTGCAGTACCGCGTGAAGAGATAGAAGATGGCTGTCACGGCGTCGGTGAAGAGGTCCATGAAAACAGAGGTCCAGAAGACCCAGGCGAAATTGCCGGTGTTCTGGCCAGCCATATTGGTCATTGCCCCGGGGATATTGAGTGTGATTTACTTTGGCAATAACATTCGCTGTGGATTACCGACGAAGCCACCGACCTACATTGCCAGGAACCATTTCTTCAAATTAATGATGGCAAGTACCTTCCCGATCGCCAACTCAAACCCCAGCGTAGACGCAAACCCATTGCTAGGAGGAAACCACGAGGAAAACATCTTATACTGCGCAACTTGCGTAGCGATATCCCCCAGTGCAAGAATGACCCGGCCGCCGATCATAAAGTTTAAAGAGCGTACAGTCGTCGCGGCTGCGACAAGGATGGATCCGACTGTGTTGACGATGTTTCCGTAGACGATCATTTCTTTAGGAACATAGAAGTTAGGATTAGTTGTAGTAAGTAATCGAGGGTGATGTACCCGCGCCTCCAATTCGATCCGTCACGATCCCGCTAATCAATAAGAGTACAGTGGCCATAAAGTCCTCACTTGCTTCTAGAAGCGAGAATTGCGTGTTAGAGACTTGCATTTGCTGATTGCTTTCAGCTATGCGCGTGATTATTGAAGTACGATAACGTACCTTTTTGATAGTACTCTCCATGGCGCCGGTTACGCCAGAGCTCCAGTGCGAGCCGAAACTAATGCACGAGATGAACAAAACGGCAAAGAGCTTGGCCAGCAAAGGGGGCGGGCCTTTTCCGTCGATAGTAGAGGCATCCGGGCCAGAGTCTGTATCCTGTGACGGGGAGACGACCGGCTCCTCAGTCTTGCAAGGTGGTTTTTCGGCGTTCATGGCAAAGGTTGGATGGATGTTTGGGGGAAAAGAAGTACATGCAGTCTGGAGCGGCGGATATGTTCAGCTTAAGTACCAGGTACTCATTGTTAACAGAAAAGCTTCATCAGATAAGATGACAGACCCCACTTGAGTCTGAG
This genomic interval carries:
- a CDS encoding putative MFS transporter (transcript_id=CADANIAT00005792); translated protein: MNAEKPPCKTEEPVVSPSQDTDSGPDASTIDGKGPPPLLAKLFAVLFISCISFGSHWSSGVTGAMESTIKKQMQVSNTQFSLLEASEDFMATVLLLISGIVTDRIGGAEMIVYGNIVNTVGSILVAAATTVRSLNFMIGGRVILALGDIATQVAQYKMFSSWFPPSNGFASTLGFELAIGKNTGNFAWVFWTSVFMDLFTDAVTAIFYLFTRYCNKHYTGRQDSALKEVLTEKNKKFEFQKIFQLPWMFWAVMAFSLFQTSTALVFSQNATELAEKRFDVDSITVGWYSSLSQYAGVFIDFLGNRASVLCVCGLGIFLSMVLVNFANTKAGTAASFGIYAIAVSLGPTSIIDSIRTTLWHQSVFGSAYALKVTMNNAYAIPPSFSFPLRPTVTDEAEQHEHNHTHYNQRSPRR